A genome region from Oryctolagus cuniculus chromosome 20, mOryCun1.1, whole genome shotgun sequence includes the following:
- the LOC138843038 gene encoding acyl-coenzyme A thioesterase 1-like → MAATVSVEPAGPCCWDEPVRIAVRGLAPEQPVTLRASLRDEKGALFRAHARYCADAGGQLDLARAPALGGSFAGLEPMGLLWALQPDRPFWRLTKRDVQTPLAVELEVLDGHAPEPGQLLARALLERRFLPPGVRRQPVRAGRVRATLFLPPGPGPFPGIVDMFGVGGGLLEHRASLLAGKGFAVMALAYYNYDDLPKSMDTLHLEYFEEAVNYLISRPEVKGPGIGLLGHSKGGELGLTMTSFLKGITAAVIINGSIANVGGTLHYKDVTLPPIGANRSRIKMTKEGFADIVDALNSPLEGPDQKSLIPVERSECTFLFLVGQDDHNWKSEFYANEASKRLQAQGKAKPQIICYPEAGHYIEPPYFPLCRASLHALVGGPVFWGGEPRAHAVAQVDAWKQLQTFFHKHLGGES, encoded by the exons ATGGCGGCGACGGTGAGCGTGGAGCCCGCGGGTCCCTGCTGCTGGGACGAGCCGGTGCGCATCGCCGTGCGCGGCCTGGCCCCCGAGCAGCCGGTCACGCTGCGCGCGTCCCTGCGCGACGAGAAGGGCGCGCTCTTCCGGGCCCACGCGCGCTACTGCGCCGACGCCGGCGGCCAGCTGGACCTGGCGCGCGCGCCCGCGCTGGGCGGCAGCTTCGCGGGGCTCGAGCCCATGGGGCTcctctgggccctgcagcccgACAGGCCCTTCTGGCGTCTGACCAAGCGGGACGTGCAGACGCCGCTGGCCGTGGAGCTGGAGGTGCTGGACGGCCACGCCCCGGAGCCCGGGCAGCTCCTGGCCCGCGCGCTGCTGGAGCGCCGCTTCCTGCCGCCGGGGGTGCGGCGCCAGCCGGTGCGCGCGGGCCGGGTGCGCGCCACGCTCTTCCTGCCGCCAG GCCCCGGGCCCTTTCCTGGCATTGTGGACATGTTTGGAGTTGGAGGTGGCCTGCTGGAGCATCGAGCCAGCCTGCTGGCTGGGAAGGGCTTTGCTGTCATGGCTCTGGCTTATTACAACTATGACGACCTCCCCAAGAGCATGGATACCCTCCACCTGGAGTACTTTGAAGAGGCGGTGAACTACCTGATCAGCCGCCCCGAG GTAAAAGGTCCAGGGATTGGGCTGCTTGGACATTCCAAGGGGGGTGAACTTGGCCTCACCATGACCTCCTTCCTGAAGGGCATCACAGCTGCCGTCATAATCAACGGTTCCATAGCTAATGTTGGGGGGACCTTACACTACAAGGACGTGACCCTGCCCCCTATAGGTGCCAACAGAAGTCGAATCAAGATGACCAAAGAAGGCTTTGCAGACATTGTGGACGCCCTGAACAGCCCTTTGGAAGGGCCTGACCAGAAGAGCCTAATTCCTGTGGAGAGGTCTGAGTGCACCTTCCTGTTCCTTGTAGGTCAGGATGACCACAACTGGAAGAGTGAGTTCTATGCCAATGAGGCCTCTAAACGCCTCCAGGCCCAGGGGAAGGCAAAGCCCCAGATCATCTGTTACCCAGAGGCAGGGCACTACATCGAGCCCCCGTACTTCCCCCTGTGCCGGGCTTCCCTGCACGCCTTGGTGGGCGGTCCTGTGTTCTGGGGAGGGGAGCCCAGGGCtcatgctgtggcccaggtggatGCTTGGAAGCAGCTCCAGACTTTCTTCCACAAGCACTTGGGCGGTGAGAGTTAG